In the Vespa crabro chromosome 10, iyVesCrab1.2, whole genome shotgun sequence genome, one interval contains:
- the LOC124427408 gene encoding uncharacterized protein LOC124427408 isoform X1: MRNIEIKTKISDSTTLINKLEKITESKWIVMEQHDTFFNTKTGRLKLRQFEDKTGEIIYYERPNITGPKLSNYKKIKMNAETCENLRDILTISNGTLGVVKKTRRLFMIDQTRIHIDDVHGLGSFLELEVVLNDDQDVSYGEKITQDIMKKLDIEPEHLISEAYIDLLNKAESL; this comes from the exons atgcgaaatatcgaaataaaaacgaaaatcagTGATTCTACAACGCTTATTAATAAACTTGAGAAA ATTACCGAAAGTAAATGGATTGTTATGGAACAGCATGATACTTTCTTTAATACGAAAACAGGTAGATTAAAATTGCGCCAATTTGAA GATAAAACTggtgaaataatttattatgaaagacCTAACATTACGGGGCCTAAacttagtaattataaaaaaataaaaatgaacgcAGAAACATGTGAAAATTTAAGAGATATATTAACCATTTCTAATGGTACTTTAGGAGTTGTAAAAAAAACAAGACGATTATTTATGATTGATCAAACTCGAATACACATTGATGATGTACACGGATTAGGTAGTTTTTTGGAATTAGAA gTTGTTCTAAATGATGATCAAGATGTTAGTTATGGAGAAAAAATTACACaggatataatgaaaaaattagatATTGAACCAGAACATTTAATTTCCGAAGCATATATAGATCTACTTAATAAAGCTGagagtttataa
- the LOC124427408 gene encoding uncharacterized protein LOC124427408 isoform X2: MRNIEIKTKISDSTTLINKLEKITESKWIVMEQHDTFFNTKTGRLKLRQFEDKTGEIIYYERPNITGPKLSNYKKIKMNAETCENLRDILTISNGTLGVVKKTRRLFMIDQTRIHIDDVHGLGSFLELEVVLNDDQDVSYGEKITQDIMKKLDIEPEHLISEAYIDLLNKAESL, encoded by the exons atgcgaaatatcgaaataaaaacgaaaatcagTGATTCTACAACGCTTATTAATAAACTTGAGAAAATTACCGA AAGTAAATGGATTGTTATGGAACAGCATGATACTTTCTTTAATACGAAAACAGGTAGATTAAAATTGCGCCAATTTGAA GATAAAACTggtgaaataatttattatgaaagacCTAACATTACGGGGCCTAAacttagtaattataaaaaaataaaaatgaacgcAGAAACATGTGAAAATTTAAGAGATATATTAACCATTTCTAATGGTACTTTAGGAGTTGTAAAAAAAACAAGACGATTATTTATGATTGATCAAACTCGAATACACATTGATGATGTACACGGATTAGGTAGTTTTTTGGAATTAGAA gTTGTTCTAAATGATGATCAAGATGTTAGTTATGGAGAAAAAATTACACaggatataatgaaaaaattagatATTGAACCAGAACATTTAATTTCCGAAGCATATATAGATCTACTTAATAAAGCTGagagtttataa